From the Huiozyma naganishii CBS 8797 chromosome 2, complete genome genome, one window contains:
- the TKL2 gene encoding transketolase TKL2 (similar to Saccharomyces cerevisiae TKL2 (YBR117C) and TKL1 (YPR074C); ancestral locus Anc_3.372), whose translation MSVQFSDIDKLAVSTLRLLSVDQVSKANSGHPGAPLGLAPTAHVLLRHMHLNPTNLDWINRDRFVLSNGHACALLYSMLHLCGYDFSIEDLKQFRQIDSKTPGHPEFELPGVELTTGPLGQGISNAVGIAIAQENFAATYNKPGYTLSDSFTYVLLGDGCLQEGVSSEACSLAGHLKLGNLIAFYDDNHITIDGSTSFSFDEDVLKRYEAYGWEVMTVEKGDADLESINRALESAKKNKDKPTIIKVTTTIGFGSLNQGTAGVHGAALKPDDVKQLKKKFGFNPDKFFTVPQEVYDFYKKSVVEPGVKANQQWDELFRNYREKFPQLGMELDRRLRGELPKNWEQKLPVFKPTDSAVATRKISELVLENIYPVLPELIGGSADLTPSNLTRTKTAIDFQPPSSGLGDYSGRYIRYGIREHGMGAIMNGISAFGANYKPYGGTFLNFVSYAAGAVRLAALSGHTVIWVATHDSIGLGEDGPTHQPIETLTHLRAIPNLHVWRPADGNETNAAYKAAIEAKGSPSIIALSRQNLPQLEGSCKDKSTKGAYVVQDVENPDLIIASTGSEVHLCIEAAKILASKPSPIKVRVVSMPDFMTFDCQSEEYRVSVLPDGIPILSVEVAATSGWGKYSHEHFGIDRFGCSGKGPDVYKFFDFVPEGIAKRAEKVADYYKGKTLYSPIKKALPFKSTNV comes from the coding sequence ATGTCAGTTCAATTTTCAGATATCGACAAGCTAGCAGTCTCCACACTCAGGCTTTTGTCCGTGGACCAGGTCTCGAAGGCCAATTCGGGGCACCCGGGGGCTCCCCTCGGATTGGCACCCACGGCGCATGTTCTGTTGAGACACATGCACTTGAACCCAACCAACTTGGACTGGATCAACAGGGACAGGTTCGTGTTGTCCAATGGGCACGCGTGTGCGTTGCTGTACTCCATGCTGCATCTGTGCGGGTACGATTTCTCGATTGAggacttgaaacagttcaGGCAGATCGACTCGAAGACCCCGGGCCACCCGGAGTTTGAGCTGCCCGGTGTGGAATTGACCACTGGGCCGCTGGGCCAGGGGATCTCCAACGCCGTGGGGATCGCGATTGCCCAGGAGAACTTTGCCGCCACGTACAACAAACCCGGGTACACTCTGTCGGACTCCTTCACTTACGTGCTTCTCGGGGATGGATGCCTGCAGGAGGGGGTCTCCTCTGAGGCGTGTTCTTTAGCGGGTCACTTGAAACTGGGGAATCTGATTGCCTTCTACGACGACAACCACATTACAATTGACGGTAGCACCAGCTTCTCCTTCGATGAGGATGTCTTGAAAAGGTACGAGGCCTATGGTTGGGAGGTCATGACAGTCGAGAAGGGGGATGCAGATTTGGAGTCCATCAACAGAGCTCTCGAATcggcaaagaagaacaaggaCAAACCCACCATTATCAAGGTCACCACCACAATTGGTTTCGGATCGTTGAACCAGGGCACTGCCGGTGTTCACGGGGCCGCTCTGAAACCAGACGACGTCaagcagttgaagaagaagtttgggTTCAACCCAGACAAGTTCTTCACCGTCCCACAGGAGGTTTACGATTTCTACAAGAAATCTGTCGTGGAGCCAGGTGTTAAGGCAAACCAACAGTGGGACGAATTGTTCCGCAATTACAGGGAAAAGTTCCCTCAATTGGGGATGGAACTGGACAGGAGACTGCGTGGGGAATTGCCAAAAAACTGGGAGCAGAAACTCCCCGTGTTCAAACCAACAGACTCTGCCGTGGCCACCAGAAAGATCTCGGAGTTGGTCTTGGAGAACATATACCCGGTTCTTCCCGAATTGATCGGCGGGTCCGCGGATTTGACACCTTCCAATCTAACAAGAACCAAAACCGCAATTGACTTCCAACCACCTTCGTCAGGACTGGGTGACTATTCGGGGAGATACATCCGCTACGGTATCAGAGAACATGGGATGGGCGCCATCATGAACGGTATTTCTGCCTTTGGGGCCAACTACAAACCTTACGGGGGTACATTCTTAAACTTTGTCTCCTACGCGGCTGGGGCAGTCAGATTGGCCGCTCTTTCTGGACACACCGTTATCTGGGTTGCCACTCACGACTCCATCGGACTAGGTGAGGACGGCCCTACACACCAACCGATTGAGACTCTTACCCACTTGAGGGCAATCCCAAACCTTCACGTGTGGAGACCAGCAGACGGGAATGAAACAAATGCAGCGTACAAGGCTGCCATTGAGGCAAAAGGGTCTCCAAGCATCATCGCCCTCTCGAGACAAAACTTGCCTCAACTGGAAGGTTCTTGTAAGGACAAGTCGACCAAGGGTGCGTATGTCGTTCAAGATGTTGAGAACCCAGACCTGATCATCGCGTCCACGGGCTCAGAGGTTCATTTGTGTATCGAGGCGGCTAAGATCCTGGCCTCGAAACCATCCCCAATCAAAGTGCGTGTTGTCTCCATGCCAGATTTCATGACGTTCGATTGTCAGTCTGAAGAATACAGAGTTTCCGTGCTCCCAGATGGTATCCCCATATTGTCTGTTGAGGTTGCTGCTACCTCCGGTTGGGGTAAGTACTCACACGAGCATTTTGGTATCGACAGGTTTGGGTGCTCAGGTAAAGGTCCGGACGTCTACAAGTTTTTCGATTTTGTGCCAGAGGGAATTGCCAAGAGAGCTGAAAAAGTCGCAGACTATTACAAGGGTAAAACACTCTACTCTCCAATCAAGAAGGCTTTGCCCTTCAAGAGTACTAATGTTTGA
- the LYS2 gene encoding L-aminoadipate-semialdehyde dehydrogenase (similar to Saccharomyces cerevisiae LYS2 (YBR115C); ancestral locus Anc_3.369), whose protein sequence is MSSAETWLQILDNPTLTVLPHDYLRPQEEPFAEEAEYILQLPQLDLPSVPANISDKYIVALSVWATLMYRVSADDDIVLYISNNKVLRFTIQPTWSFNELYSTISEEIGKVAELQDISFDSLAEKLQASNELEKAPQLFRLGFVENQRVRLEQFNHHRLDLVINLDNKSGHHLLQLTYNKLLYSEARIKVVADQFTQLLSALLNDPSTCITKISMITSSSQGVLPDPTTNLGWCDFVGCIHDIFQDNAEKFPERTCVVETGPVDSKNPSRVFTYKDINRASNVVAHYLIKTEIQKGDVVMIYSSRGVDLMVCVMGVLKAGATFSVIDPAYPPARQTIYLGVAKPRGLIVIRSAGKLDQLVEDYITRELDVITRIPSIAIQDDASLQGSLDKSNDVLLPYQELKDTRTGVVVGPDSNPTLSFTSGSEGIPKGVLGRHFSLAYYFSWMAKQFHLSENDKFTMLSGIAHDPIQRDMFTPLFLGAQLYVPTEDDIGTPGKLAEWMGTYNCTVTHLTPAMGQLLTAQATVPFPKLHHAFFVGDILTKRDCLRLQTLAENCCIVNMYGTTETQRAVSFFEVHSRREEPTFLKKLKDVMPAGKGMKNVQLLVVNRNDRTQICGVGEVGEIYVRAGGLAEGYRGLPDLNKEKFVNNWFVDKNHWDHLDKNNNEPWREFWYGPRDRLYRTGDLGRYLPDGNCECCGRADDQVKIRGFRIELGEIDTHISQHPLVRENITLVRNNADGEKTLITFMVPRFDKSEELSKFQTPVPETLLSDQTVKGLVSYHLLAKDIKSFLKKRLASYAMPSLIVVWDKLPLNPNGKVDKPKLQFPSNKQLDLVAANVSSEIDESEFSDTEREVRDLWLNVLPTKPASVSVEDSFFDLGGHSILATKMIFTLKKKLNIDLPLGTIFKYPTIKAFAAELNRIRQPGGQTPESETDTVDYSADARNLVQTLPATYASRPDFNISEPQTINVFVTGATGFLGSYIVSNLLNRSNETTKFKVFAHVRAKDVKSGLERLTKAGTAYGTWSDNFAQNVEVILGDLSKSNFGLPTDQWKELTETIDVIIHNGAMVHWVFPYAKMRDANVISTINVMNLAASGKPKFFDFVSSTSTLDTKHYFDLSDRLVAEGKSGILESDDLAGSSKGLGGGYGQSKWAAEYIIRRAGERGLRGCIVRPGYVTGYSKNGSCNTDDFLLRCLKSAVQLGKIPDIDNTVNMVPVDHVAQVVVSTSLNPPEKKAVAVAHVTAHPRILFKDYLYTLKKYGYDVEIEDYSSWCQDLEHSIMQEHQDNALYPLLHMVLDNLPENTKAPELDDRNAIKSLNADATWTGTNHSAGAGATPEQIGIYISFLNKVGYLPSLERAGGAPLPEISVQQAQVELVASGAGARSTATST, encoded by the coding sequence ATGTCTTCTGCTGAAACCTGGTTACAAATATTGGATAACCCAACGCTGACTGTTCTGCCTCATGACTACTTACGTCCACAGGAGGAACCATTTGCAGAAGAGGCGGAGTACATTCTACAACTGCCACAGTTGGATCTCCCATCAGTCCCTGCAAATATCAGTGATAAGTATATCGTCGCCCTTAGTGTATGGGCCACGCTGATGTACAGAGTATCTGCAGACGACGACATTGTTTTGTACATTAGCAACAATAAAGTCTTAAGATTTACTATTCAGCCAACTTGGTCATTCAATGAGTTATACAGTACAATATCTGAAGAAATCGGAAAAGTCGCTGAATTACAAGACATTTCCTTCGACAGTCTTGCAGAAAAGTTGCAAGCTTCGAACGAACTAGAAAAAGCACCCCAACTATTCAGACTGggttttgttgaaaaccAAAGAGTTAGattggaacagttcaacCACCACAGACTAGACTTGGTCATAAATTTGGACAATAAATCGGGGCATCATTTGTTACAATTGACGTATAATAAGCTACTATATTCTGAAGCCAGAATTAAAGTGGTGGCCGATCAATTCACGCAACTCCTAAGTGCACTACTTAACGACCCTTCGACCTGCATCACAAAAATCTCCATGATCACATCTTCCTCGCAGGGTGTGTTGCCAGATCCCACCACAAACCTTGGTTGGTGTGATTTTGTTGGATGCATTCACGACATTTTCCAAGACAACGCTGAAAAATTTCCCGAAAGAACCTGTGTTGTTGAGACCGGTCCAGTTGATTCCAAAAATCCTTCTCGTGTTTTCACTTACAAAGATATCAACAGGGCATCCAACGTTGTTGCCCATTACTTGATCAAAACCGAGATTCAAAAAGGCGATGTTGTCATGATTTATTCCTCGAGAGGTGTTGATTTGATGGTTTGTGTAATGGGTGTATTAAAAGCTGGTGCAACCTTTTCGGTAATCGACCCTGCTTACCCACCAGCTAGGCAAACCATTTATCTAGGTGTCGCCAAACCAAGAGGTTTGATCGTGATCAGATCTGCTGGGAAATTGGACCAACTAGTAGAAGACTACATCACCAGAGAGTTGGATGTCATTACACGCATTCCCTCCATTGCCATCCAAGATGACGCGTCCTTACAAGGCTCTTTGGATAAATCCAATGATGTTTTGCTTCCCTATCAGGAATTGAAGGATACTCGTACCGGTGTAGTGGTTGGTCCGGACTCTAATCCAACTCTATCATTCACCTCTGGTTCCGAAGGTATTCCAAAAGGTGTTCTAGGGAGACATTTCTCATTAGCATATTACTTCAGCTGGATGGCTAAACAGTTCCATCTTTCAGAAAATGATAAATTCACTATGCTAAGTGGTATTGCTCATGACCCTATTCAAAGAGACATGTTCACACCGCTGTTTTTGGGGGCTCAACTTTACGTACCCACGGAAGATGATATAGGTACGCCAGGGAAACTAGCCGAATGGATGGGTACCTATAACTGTACCGTTACCCACTTGACCCCAGCAATGGGTCAACTACTAACAGCTCAGGCCACAGTGCCATTTCCTAAACTGCACCATGCCTTCTTTGTCGGCGATATTCTAACCAAGCGTGATTGTTTGCGGTTACAAACATTAGCCGAAAATTGTTGCATTGTTAACATGTACGGTACCACAGAAACCCAACGTGCCGTTTCTTTCTTCGAAGTCCACTCAAGGCGCGAAGAACCTacctttttgaagaaattgaaggatgTCATGCCTGCTGGTAAAGGGATGAAAAATGTCCAACTGCTGGTGGTAAACAGGAACGACCGTACTCAAATTTGTGGGGTTGGAGAAGTGGGTGAAATTTATGTGCGCGCTGGTGGCCTAGCTGAGGGGTACAGAGGGTTGCCTgacttgaacaaagagaAGTTTGTTAACAATTGGTTTGTTGATAAGAACCATTGGGACCATCTAGATAAAAATAACAATGAACCATGGAGGGAATTCTGGTATGGTCCAAGAGACAGGCTTTATAGAACTGGTGACTTGGGTCGTTACTTACCGGACGGAAATTGTGAATGCTGCGGTAGAGCGGATGATCAAGTCAAAATCAGAGGGTTCAGAATCGAGCTAGGTGAAATTGACACTCATATATCCCAACATCCCCTAGTGAGAGAAAATATCACATTGGTTCGTAACAATGCGGACGGTGAAAAAACTCTCATTACCTTTATGGTACCAAGATTTGATAAATCAGAAGAGCTATCTAAGTTCCAAACTCCAGTTCCAGAAACGCTATTGTCGGACCAGACTGTTAAGGGCTTAGTCAGCTACCATTTATTGGCTAAAGACATTAAAtcatttttgaaaaagagacTGGCAAGTTATGCAATGCCATCTTTGATTGTTGTTTGGGACAAATTACCTTTGAATCCCAACGGTAAGGTTGATAAACCTAAACTACAATTTCCCTCCAACAAGCAATTGGATCTGGTTGCTGCTAACGTGTCGTCCGAGATCGATGAATCTGAATTCAGTGATACGGAAAGAGAAGTTCGCGATCTATGGTTAAACGTTCTACCTACAAAACCGGCATCCGTGTCTGTTGAGGACTCATTTTTCGATCTTGGCGGGCATTCTATTTTGGCCACCAAAATGATcttcactttgaagaagaagttgaataTCGACCTTCCATTGGGTACAATTTTCAAATATCCAACAATCAAGGCTTTTGCCGCTGAATTGAATCGTATAAGACAGCCTGGTGGACAGACTCCAGAATCAGAGACGGACACAGTAGACTACAGCGCTGATGCCAGGAACCTAGTTCAGACTCTTCCAGCTACTTATGCATCTCGTCCTGACTTCAACATTTCTGAACCACAGACCATCAATGTTTTCGTTACTGGTGCTACTGGTTTCTTGGGTTCCTACATTGTTTCCAATTTGTTAAACCGTTCGAATGAAACTACCAAATTTAAAGTGTTTGCTCATGTGCGTGCAAAGGACGTGAAATCTGGTTTAGAAAGATTGACCAAAGCCGGCACTGCCTACGGGACTTGGTCGGACAACTTTGCTCAAAACGTTGAAGTTATTTTGGGTGATTTGTCTAAGAGTAATTTTGGTTTACCTACTGATCAGTGGAAAGAGTTAACTGAGACTATTGACGTAATCATCCATAATGGTGCAATGGTCCACTGGGTGTTCCCATACGCTAAAATGAGGGATGCTAATGTTATATCGACTATCAACGTTATGAATTTGGCTGCATCTGGTAAGCCAaaattctttgattttgtctCATCGACTTCTACATTGGACACCAAACACTACTTTGACCTGTCTGATAGATTGGTTGCTGAGGGGAAAAGTGGTATCCTTGAGTCCGATGATTTGGCTGGATCATCTAAGGGTCTAGGTGGAGGTTACGGGCAATCGAAATGGGCCGCCGAGTACATAATTAGACGTGCTGGTGAAAGAGGCTTACGTGGGTGTATTGTCAGACCTGGTTATGTTACTGGCTACTCCAAGAACGGTTCCTGTAACACTGATGACTTTTTGTTAAGATGCTTGAAGAGTGCTGTCCAATTGGGCAAGATCCCTGACATTGACAATACCGTCAACATGGTACCTGTTGACCATGTTGCCCAAGTGGTTGTGTCAACGTCGTTAAACCCACCAGAAAAGAAGGCAGTTGCCGTTGCTCACGTTACCGCCCACCCACGtattctgttcaaagattACCTgtacactttgaaaaaat